The Methanofervidicoccus sp. A16 genome has a segment encoding these proteins:
- a CDS encoding selenium metabolism-associated LysR family transcriptional regulator yields the protein MDPKISYFKTFVTTSKTKSFSKAAKKLGITQGTVSNHISALEKYFDTQLFIRTPEGVELTPEGQILYESAKMILELIESTKQRIKSLHEYPEGTVKIAASTTPGEHILPGIIMDYKREYKDVDFHIEITDSKRCFELLEKGSVDMAAVGYLYNKDYEHLIIGKDRLVLIVPPNHRLAKKGIATLSDIMKEDYIDREEGSGTREVIIKALNEKGYSMMDLNVVMRLGSNSSIITAVSEGNGVSIISEIPAKKAAEAGLIKIVPIEDLDLTRYLYLVKGKKLKNPSAVRSFWEFLEG from the coding sequence ATGGATCCTAAGATAAGTTATTTTAAAACCTTTGTAACTACCTCTAAGACAAAGAGTTTTTCCAAGGCTGCAAAAAAACTTGGTATCACTCAAGGTACTGTAAGCAATCATATCTCAGCCCTGGAAAAGTACTTCGATACCCAGTTGTTTATAAGGACTCCTGAGGGTGTAGAGTTAACTCCTGAAGGTCAGATTCTCTACGAGAGTGCCAAAATGATACTGGAACTTATAGAATCTACGAAACAGCGTATTAAGTCACTTCATGAATATCCAGAGGGAACTGTCAAAATTGCAGCAAGTACTACTCCAGGGGAGCATATTTTACCAGGTATAATAATGGACTACAAGAGGGAGTATAAAGATGTCGACTTCCATATAGAGATAACAGATTCTAAAAGGTGTTTTGAACTACTGGAGAAAGGTTCAGTGGATATGGCGGCAGTTGGATATCTCTACAACAAAGATTACGAGCATCTGATAATAGGAAAGGATAGATTGGTACTGATAGTACCTCCAAACCATAGATTGGCTAAAAAAGGTATAGCAACACTCTCAGATATTATGAAAGAAGACTACATAGATAGGGAAGAGGGATCTGGTACAAGGGAAGTTATAATAAAAGCCCTAAACGAGAAGGGCTACTCCATGATGGATCTCAACGTTGTAATGAGACTTGGAAGCAACTCCTCTATAATAACTGCAGTCTCCGAGGGGAATGGAGTAAGTATTATATCTGAGATACCTGCAAAGAAGGCCGCCGAGGCTGGTTTGATAAAGATAGTCCCTATAGAGGATCTAGATCTTACCAGGTATTTATATCTGGTAAAGGGTAAAAAACTTAAGAATCCCAGTGCAGTAAGATCCTTCTGGGAGTTCTTGGAGGGTTAA
- a CDS encoding DUF2304 domain-containing protein — MELIQIFALVFAIFAMFKIIMQLKNNEINLESAIFWIFIWVLVILIVVFPQTMSHLATLTGVGRGVDVVIYVAIIILFYLLYRLYIKIENIEREITLIVREIAILEKEKKEKEKQ; from the coding sequence ATGGAACTGATCCAGATATTCGCCTTAGTTTTTGCAATTTTTGCAATGTTTAAAATAATAATGCAACTTAAAAACAACGAAATAAACTTGGAATCTGCCATATTCTGGATATTTATTTGGGTATTGGTTATACTCATCGTGGTATTTCCACAAACTATGAGTCATCTCGCTACATTAACAGGTGTAGGTAGGGGAGTGGATGTTGTAATATACGTCGCCATTATAATACTCTTCTATCTCCTATATAGATTATATATTAAAATAGAAAATATTGAAAGGGAAATTACCCTAATTGTAAGGGAGATCGCCATATTGGAGAAAGAGAAAAAAGAGAAGGAGAAGCAATAG
- a CDS encoding SagB/ThcOx family dehydrogenase, producing MFLPEPRIYREMSVEEAIFKRRSIREYSEEPLRLEDLSQILWAAQGVTNPNRMFRSAPSAGATYPLEIYVVVKEVEGLEPGVYRYIPIDHSLKLIREGDHSYHLYRACINQKWVLDAKANLIITAVYERTTSIYGERGIRYVHMEAGHVGQNIYLQSTALGVGTVAVGAFYDEYVEEVVGCGPEERALYVFPLGYER from the coding sequence ATGTTTTTACCAGAGCCAAGAATATACAGAGAGATGTCTGTTGAAGAGGCGATATTTAAAAGGAGATCGATAAGAGAGTACTCAGAAGAACCTCTGAGACTTGAAGATCTCTCTCAGATTCTATGGGCGGCACAGGGGGTAACGAATCCCAATAGGATGTTCAGATCTGCACCAAGTGCTGGTGCAACGTATCCCCTTGAAATCTATGTTGTTGTGAAGGAGGTGGAGGGTTTAGAACCTGGAGTTTACCGCTATATACCTATTGATCATTCCCTCAAACTGATCAGGGAGGGTGATCACAGTTATCATCTATACAGAGCATGTATAAATCAGAAATGGGTATTGGATGCAAAGGCAAATTTAATAATAACTGCTGTTTATGAGCGTACTACCTCTATATATGGAGAACGAGGTATAAGATACGTCCATATGGAGGCTGGACATGTTGGACAGAACATATACCTTCAAAGTACGGCGCTAGGTGTAGGTACAGTAGCAGTAGGTGCATTCTACGATGAGTATGTAGAGGAAGTTGTTGGATGTGGACCAGAGGAAAGGGCCCTCTATGTCTTTCCTTTAGGATATGAGAGATAA
- a CDS encoding tRNA (guanine(10)-N(2))-dimethyltransferase — MEEIVVEGNVKIKVPKDRSISKKDKVFYNPRMEICRDISVAVVQSFLNNYGREEFLVCDPLGGSGARGIRYAKELVNPSGTVEVVINDINPFAVELIWENLKLNNLRNVKVFNKDANVLLSEHFRTFNLVDLDPFGSPNPYLDSAIRSCITKNGIIAMTATDTAVLYGSYRKACIRNYDAIPLTGDKELAVRLLIGYAIRVASKYDIGLKPIFSHFTDHYIRTFLITERGAKRADDAIEKLGYIKIENEEKIIRKREEGFEKGFGGLFYLGEINSMDIVKEALKIAQGRGYSQRSVKILGEIYEECTVGNVIGCYNIHRVCSAIKEHVPPIRELVEMLKERGFRASRTHYDPNGIKTDGKITDVIECIRDYNRDKEIKYS, encoded by the coding sequence ATGGAGGAGATAGTAGTAGAGGGAAATGTAAAGATAAAGGTTCCAAAGGATAGGAGTATCTCAAAAAAGGATAAGGTATTCTACAATCCAAGAATGGAGATTTGTAGGGATATATCCGTTGCTGTGGTACAGAGTTTTTTAAATAACTACGGGAGAGAAGAGTTTTTAGTATGTGATCCTTTAGGAGGTAGTGGGGCTAGAGGGATAAGATACGCAAAGGAGTTAGTAAATCCCTCTGGAACAGTTGAGGTAGTTATCAACGATATCAACCCTTTTGCAGTTGAATTAATTTGGGAGAACCTAAAACTGAACAACTTAAGAAATGTAAAAGTATTTAACAAGGATGCAAATGTCCTCCTTTCAGAGCACTTTAGAACATTTAACTTAGTAGATTTAGATCCCTTTGGATCTCCAAATCCATATTTAGATAGTGCTATACGTAGTTGTATTACAAAAAATGGTATAATCGCTATGACTGCCACAGATACTGCAGTCCTCTATGGATCTTATAGAAAGGCATGTATTAGAAACTACGACGCTATTCCACTAACTGGCGATAAGGAGTTGGCAGTGAGGTTGTTAATAGGCTATGCTATCAGGGTGGCAAGTAAGTACGACATAGGTCTTAAACCTATCTTCTCTCACTTTACAGACCACTATATAAGAACCTTTCTGATCACGGAGAGGGGAGCAAAGAGGGCAGATGATGCTATAGAGAAGTTAGGGTATATTAAAATAGAGAATGAAGAGAAGATTATCAGAAAAAGAGAGGAAGGTTTTGAGAAGGGATTTGGAGGGCTCTTTTACTTAGGGGAGATAAACAGCATGGATATTGTAAAGGAGGCGTTAAAGATTGCCCAGGGTAGGGGATACTCCCAGAGAAGTGTAAAGATCCTCGGGGAGATATATGAAGAGTGTACAGTTGGGAATGTAATAGGATGCTACAACATCCACAGAGTATGTAGCGCCATAAAGGAGCATGTACCTCCTATTAGGGAGTTGGTGGAAATGTTGAAGGAGAGAGGTTTTAGGGCCTCAAGGACCCACTACGATCCAAATGGGATAAAAACAGATGGAAAGATTACAGATGTAATTGAGTGTATTCGTGATTATAATAGGGACAAAGAAATAAAGTATAGTTAA
- a CDS encoding DEAD/DEAH box helicase: MLERILSILRENGIKELRPPQKKVLERGLLDKKKNFLISIPTASGKTLIGEIALLNHILEDRNKKGLFIVPLKALASEKYEEFKKKYKRYGIKVALSIGDYDEEEDLSDYNIIITTAEKLDSLIRHRVKWIDDVSVVVIDEIHLIGDEERGGTLEVLITKLKSKYNVQIIGLSATIGNPEELARWLEAELVIDTWRPVKLKKGIGYRDKILFIGEDGEVLEEYQLKTYNKSRSKLFNLVVDCVLDGGSVLIFCNSKKNAVAESKKLDLRDYLSQKELEELKSIKEEILSVFDRPTETCKTLAECIERGIAFHHAGLTYEQRKIIEDAFRRRIIKVICCTPTLSMGVNVPCRRAIVKDLKRYWEGRMVPIPKMEILQCIGRAGRPNLDPYGEGIIYVDGRMDIEDVKGYLTGPVEYIYSKLSYPKILRSHILGLIALGDIKDKESLENFIKNTFYAHQYGNISKILKDIEEIIRFLEFNRFISVAYGGGGYRVKMLTLDENGISITGGEGKYKITPLGRRISELYIDPFSGKIIIEELRKLNRKLKMNEKTGYLRDWDPVDYSTFYILYLISKTSEMLPLPRVRSCEEDILFYEMIRRDIDIEDGKGLKYAKNAMIFYDWINEVPEDKILEKYGIEPGILKYRVEQAKWLIHATGELYKILNIENEIISQALEELKVRIEYGAGRELIDLLKIKHIGRARARMLYDAGIKSAQDIIDNYQKVRSILGEKIAKKILHELKESGVVFFEW; the protein is encoded by the coding sequence ATGCTAGAGAGAATTTTAAGTATACTCAGAGAAAACGGTATCAAAGAACTTAGACCCCCTCAGAAGAAGGTTTTAGAAAGAGGGCTATTAGATAAAAAGAAAAACTTTCTAATCTCCATACCTACAGCCAGTGGAAAAACACTAATAGGTGAAATAGCCCTCTTAAACCATATATTAGAAGATAGGAATAAAAAGGGCCTATTTATTGTTCCCTTGAAGGCTCTGGCTTCTGAGAAGTACGAAGAATTTAAGAAGAAATATAAAAGATACGGTATAAAGGTGGCGCTCTCCATTGGAGATTATGATGAGGAGGAGGATCTGAGTGATTACAACATAATAATCACCACTGCAGAGAAGTTAGATTCTCTTATAAGACATAGAGTAAAGTGGATAGATGATGTATCTGTTGTGGTTATAGACGAGATCCATCTTATAGGAGACGAGGAGAGAGGAGGTACCTTAGAGGTACTTATTACTAAGTTGAAGAGTAAATATAACGTCCAAATAATTGGACTCTCTGCCACTATAGGAAATCCGGAGGAGTTAGCGAGATGGTTGGAGGCGGAGTTAGTTATAGATACTTGGAGACCTGTTAAGTTGAAGAAAGGAATTGGTTATAGAGATAAGATTTTATTTATCGGAGAGGATGGAGAGGTTTTAGAAGAGTATCAACTGAAAACCTATAACAAAAGTAGAAGTAAGTTGTTCAACCTTGTTGTAGATTGTGTGTTAGATGGAGGTTCTGTCTTAATATTCTGCAACTCTAAGAAGAACGCTGTCGCTGAGTCAAAAAAATTGGATTTAAGGGATTATCTCTCTCAGAAGGAGTTGGAGGAACTTAAGAGTATAAAAGAGGAGATCCTAAGTGTATTTGATAGACCAACGGAAACCTGTAAAACTCTTGCAGAATGTATAGAAAGAGGTATTGCATTTCACCATGCTGGTTTAACGTATGAACAGAGGAAAATTATTGAGGACGCCTTTAGAAGAAGAATTATAAAGGTTATCTGCTGTACTCCCACATTAAGTATGGGAGTCAACGTTCCTTGTAGAAGGGCCATAGTGAAGGATCTTAAGAGATACTGGGAGGGAAGAATGGTACCTATTCCAAAGATGGAGATACTACAGTGTATAGGTAGGGCTGGGCGTCCAAACTTAGATCCCTACGGTGAAGGCATAATATACGTTGATGGGAGGATGGATATAGAAGATGTGAAAGGCTATCTTACAGGACCTGTAGAGTATATCTATTCTAAGTTATCCTATCCTAAGATTTTAAGATCCCATATACTTGGTTTGATAGCCTTAGGAGATATAAAGGATAAGGAAAGTTTAGAGAACTTTATAAAGAATACCTTTTACGCCCACCAGTATGGAAATATCTCAAAGATCCTAAAGGATATCGAGGAGATTATAAGGTTTTTGGAATTTAACAGGTTTATCTCAGTGGCATATGGAGGCGGCGGATATAGAGTGAAGATGTTAACTCTCGATGAAAATGGCATATCTATAACAGGAGGGGAAGGAAAATATAAAATAACTCCACTGGGAAGGAGGATATCCGAACTCTATATAGATCCTTTCAGTGGGAAGATTATAATAGAGGAGTTAAGGAAACTAAATAGAAAATTGAAGATGAATGAGAAAACTGGATACCTAAGAGATTGGGATCCTGTTGATTATTCTACATTCTATATCCTATACCTTATTTCAAAGACTTCGGAGATGTTACCCTTACCGAGGGTAAGAAGTTGTGAAGAGGATATTCTCTTTTACGAGATGATAAGGAGAGATATAGATATAGAGGACGGAAAAGGTTTGAAATATGCTAAAAATGCAATGATCTTTTACGACTGGATAAACGAGGTACCAGAGGATAAGATATTAGAAAAATATGGTATAGAACCTGGAATTTTAAAATATAGAGTTGAACAGGCAAAGTGGCTAATACATGCAACAGGAGAACTCTACAAAATATTAAATATAGAGAATGAAATTATCTCCCAGGCATTAGAGGAGTTGAAGGTGAGGATAGAGTACGGTGCAGGGAGAGAACTTATAGATCTATTGAAAATTAAACACATAGGAAGAGCAAGGGCTAGGATGCTGTACGATGCAGGGATAAAAAGCGCCCAGGATATTATAGATAACTATCAAAAAGTTAGAAGCATCCTTGGGGAGAAGATCGCTAAGAAGATCCTTCATGAGTTAAAGGAAAGTGGTGTTGTGTTTTTTGAATGGTAG
- a CDS encoding coenzyme F420-0:L-glutamate ligase: MNIEIMPIKTRYLKRGEDYLEVIITSLKREIKNGLKLEDGDFVVISEKFVAMGEDNLIDEKDVKVGPLAYLCYLWSKYIWGYILGPLLKTRPDRIKNLRRMPKEETLKHKQAVIDKVGLIYALKPASEGGVDLTNVPGTYAVLLPKDPQKSAERIYSVIKKELNVDVVVMIADTDATYRFLRWYITALPYAIDGIVSGIGVLGYVLGKLAGLLKIGGLCGATPLAITGNEVYKKYSLEEILHIADVADRCRSDPTKSIHQYMEKYNTFEISEEILEKVEHTPIVVVKGWKS; this comes from the coding sequence ATGAACATTGAAATAATGCCCATAAAAACAAGATACCTTAAAAGGGGAGAGGATTACTTAGAGGTAATTATTACATCTTTAAAGAGAGAAATTAAAAACGGTTTGAAATTGGAGGACGGAGATTTTGTCGTAATTAGTGAGAAATTTGTTGCTATGGGAGAGGATAACCTAATAGATGAAAAAGATGTTAAGGTAGGACCTTTAGCATATCTCTGTTATCTCTGGTCTAAGTATATATGGGGATATATTCTAGGTCCTCTCTTGAAAACAAGGCCAGATAGGATAAAAAATCTTAGGAGGATGCCTAAGGAGGAGACATTAAAACATAAACAGGCTGTTATAGATAAGGTGGGGCTTATATATGCGTTAAAACCTGCCTCAGAGGGAGGAGTAGATCTAACTAACGTACCTGGTACCTATGCTGTTTTACTCCCTAAAGACCCACAGAAATCGGCGGAAAGAATATACTCAGTTATAAAGAAGGAGTTGAATGTGGATGTTGTAGTTATGATAGCAGATACTGACGCTACCTATAGGTTTCTTAGATGGTATATAACTGCTCTACCCTATGCTATAGATGGGATAGTATCTGGGATAGGTGTTTTAGGATATGTTTTAGGGAAGTTAGCAGGTTTATTAAAGATAGGAGGGTTATGTGGAGCTACACCTCTTGCCATAACTGGAAATGAAGTATATAAAAAATACTCCTTAGAGGAAATCCTCCATATTGCAGATGTTGCAGATAGGTGTCGATCAGATCCTACAAAGTCTATACACCAGTACATGGAGAAGTATAACACCTTTGAAATTAGTGAAGAAATATTGGAGAAGGTGGAGCACACTCCTATCGTTGTAGTGAAAGGATGGAAAAGTTGA
- a CDS encoding NOG1 family protein — protein MKKRKEDNPFKKIPTILFPEELMNKAYNRAEKAADNLRKSTIGLNLYKSRVIEEQKVRTATSVIADYLSNIVKRTPSIDNLNPFYREILEILIDSDDFKKSLGAVNWASELVRKLGNTYSRKIRRAKTPQETSKIRREFFGRVSSVLKQIYPNLACIAVAREKLKNIPTVKDVPTVVIAGYPNVGKSSLLRKLTDAEPEVNSYPFTTKGLNVGYSHHGIQFIDTPGILDRPIYERNDIELHAVVALNYLADGIIYVIDPTEYCGYSIDEQLNLLNEIIETFNVPIIVAINKIDIDESEYRENLEKVEKFLKEKGIKDVVMISTEKDINLDTLKRKIVEMVNKEVVNS, from the coding sequence ATGAAAAAGAGAAAAGAAGATAATCCATTTAAAAAGATCCCCACTATACTCTTTCCAGAGGAACTTATGAATAAAGCATATAATAGGGCAGAAAAGGCTGCAGATAATCTTAGAAAATCTACAATAGGTCTTAATCTCTATAAATCAAGGGTTATAGAGGAGCAAAAGGTAAGAACTGCTACTTCTGTTATAGCAGATTATCTGTCAAATATCGTAAAGAGAACACCCTCCATAGATAATTTAAATCCCTTCTATAGGGAGATACTAGAGATCCTTATAGACAGTGATGATTTTAAGAAGTCCCTTGGTGCTGTAAATTGGGCCTCTGAGTTGGTTAGAAAACTTGGAAATACTTACAGTAGAAAGATAAGAAGGGCGAAGACTCCACAGGAAACTTCAAAAATAAGGAGAGAGTTCTTTGGTAGGGTTTCCTCTGTACTGAAACAGATATATCCAAATTTAGCCTGTATTGCAGTGGCCAGGGAAAAACTGAAAAATATTCCTACTGTTAAAGATGTGCCAACTGTGGTGATAGCAGGTTATCCCAACGTTGGAAAATCCTCACTTCTAAGGAAGTTGACAGATGCAGAACCTGAGGTTAATTCCTATCCCTTTACAACTAAGGGCCTCAACGTTGGATATTCTCACCATGGTATTCAATTTATAGATACACCTGGGATATTGGATAGACCTATCTACGAGAGGAACGATATAGAACTCCATGCAGTTGTGGCCCTTAACTATCTTGCTGATGGGATAATATATGTGATAGACCCTACTGAGTACTGTGGTTATTCCATAGATGAACAACTGAATCTATTAAATGAAATTATAGAGACCTTTAATGTGCCTATAATAGTCGCCATTAATAAGATAGATATAGATGAAAGTGAATACAGGGAGAACTTAGAAAAGGTGGAGAAGTTTTTAAAGGAGAAAGGAATCAAAGACGTTGTTATGATATCTACTGAAAAGGATATCAACTTGGATACTTTAAAGAGGAAGATTGTTGAGATGGTAAATAAGGAAGTAGTAAACTCTTAA
- a CDS encoding ABC transporter permease — MDIKKIIMPLIGLVLWELLAIWLNNPVVLPPVEDVIKVLINPQLSILGTGTLIENTLISIKRVLAGFVVAGIVGIPLGIFMGYFPTVMDLFDTVIELLRPIPPLAWVPLALAWFGIGETSMLFIIFIGAFFPILINTIAGVKGVPKILVETAQTLGAKEKDILLKVIIPASSPSILTGLRIGAGIAWMCVVAAEMLPGSSAGLGYLIMYAYSLSRMDVVIASMIVIGIIGLTLDRGLRYIEDRYFRWRYLIK; from the coding sequence ATGGACATTAAAAAGATAATAATGCCCTTAATAGGTCTTGTACTCTGGGAACTTTTGGCTATATGGTTGAATAACCCTGTAGTATTGCCTCCTGTGGAAGATGTTATTAAGGTTTTAATAAATCCCCAACTCTCCATCCTTGGAACAGGTACTCTAATTGAAAATACCTTGATAAGTATAAAGAGAGTGCTCGCAGGGTTTGTTGTGGCAGGTATTGTTGGAATACCCTTGGGAATATTTATGGGTTATTTCCCAACAGTTATGGATCTCTTTGATACTGTTATAGAACTCCTGAGGCCAATACCGCCCCTTGCATGGGTACCGCTGGCTCTGGCATGGTTCGGTATAGGGGAGACCTCGATGCTGTTTATAATATTTATAGGGGCCTTTTTCCCTATACTCATTAACACCATTGCAGGGGTAAAAGGTGTACCTAAGATACTTGTAGAGACTGCTCAAACCCTTGGAGCCAAGGAGAAGGATATCCTCTTAAAGGTGATTATACCTGCATCCTCTCCAAGTATACTAACTGGGTTAAGGATAGGGGCAGGTATTGCCTGGATGTGTGTTGTAGCAGCGGAGATGCTCCCAGGAAGTAGTGCAGGTTTAGGATATCTCATTATGTACGCCTACTCCTTAAGTAGAATGGACGTAGTTATTGCATCTATGATTGTAATAGGTATAATAGGACTTACTCTAGATAGAGGGCTGAGATATATAGAAGATAGGTACTTTAGATGGAGATACCTAATAAAATAA
- a CDS encoding ABC transporter ATP-binding protein codes for MENILEIRNVSKKFVSKNKEILAVDNITFHVRYNEFLSIVGPSGCGKSTLLRMIAGLEKPTSGEILMEGKKIEGPGAERGLVFQQYTLLPWRNVLDNVAFGLEIRGLPKKERYEIAMRFIKMIGLEGFEEAYPYELSGGMQQRVAIARTLANDPKIVLMDEPFGALDTQTRTILQHELLKIWEKEKKTVLFVTHSVDEAVYLSDRVIVMTARPGRIKDIISIDLPRPRKRDTLEFIEYRKRIVNILKDEVLKSYNMYNYSKDV; via the coding sequence ATGGAGAATATACTGGAAATAAGGAATGTGAGTAAAAAGTTCGTAAGTAAAAATAAGGAGATCCTGGCAGTGGATAACATTACATTCCACGTCAGATACAATGAATTTCTATCAATAGTTGGCCCCAGTGGATGTGGTAAATCTACACTGTTGAGGATGATCGCAGGACTTGAGAAACCTACCTCTGGAGAGATTCTTATGGAGGGTAAAAAGATAGAGGGACCTGGGGCGGAGAGAGGGTTGGTATTCCAACAGTACACCTTGCTGCCCTGGAGAAATGTACTGGATAACGTTGCCTTTGGACTGGAAATTAGAGGATTACCTAAGAAAGAGAGATATGAAATTGCCATGAGATTCATCAAGATGATAGGGTTAGAGGGGTTTGAAGAAGCATATCCCTACGAACTCAGTGGAGGTATGCAGCAGAGGGTTGCCATTGCAAGGACCTTGGCAAACGACCCTAAGATTGTACTCATGGATGAACCTTTTGGGGCCTTAGATACTCAGACTAGAACTATACTCCAGCATGAACTTCTAAAGATATGGGAGAAGGAGAAAAAGACAGTTCTATTCGTTACCCACAGTGTAGATGAGGCAGTATACCTCTCCGACAGGGTTATAGTGATGACTGCAAGACCTGGAAGGATAAAGGATATTATTTCTATAGACCTACCAAGACCTAGAAAAAGAGATACCTTGGAGTTTATAGAGTATAGAAAAAGAATAGTAAATATATTAAAGGATGAGGTACTTAAGTCATATAATATGTATAATTATTCAAAAGATGTATAA
- a CDS encoding PhoU domain-containing protein encodes MLRGKDATLAAIIETIIKEEPETQDEIAKKLNISRRYVAKLLKPLIDEKIVLHPYVVDIEKLSKLEIYNNIEKPISHIIDLLDKMGNNVLQNLDKVHNAVKTGNTEDAKSIIFQDYTLNKLEEEVNITLKMDNLKYLPSKQTALLSKIASNIERCGDYLSNIAEEVIGGLHIKEYLHKDIDEIFSIIRRMFIIAMDMVKDKKSSYEIYDLEKELHRKLEKIMKVLSEREKCKTKNINYYIQFGMFLKDIERFGDRCIKIFETGREFHYGDVERS; translated from the coding sequence ATGTTAAGAGGTAAAGATGCCACATTGGCGGCAATCATAGAAACAATAATAAAGGAAGAACCTGAAACCCAGGATGAAATAGCAAAGAAGTTGAATATAAGTAGAAGATACGTTGCAAAGTTGCTGAAACCTCTAATAGATGAAAAAATAGTTCTACATCCCTACGTTGTAGATATAGAGAAGTTGTCCAAGTTAGAGATATACAACAATATAGAAAAACCTATATCCCATATTATAGACCTACTGGATAAGATGGGTAATAACGTACTACAGAACTTAGATAAGGTTCACAACGCAGTGAAAACAGGAAATACAGAGGATGCAAAGAGTATTATATTCCAAGATTACACTCTTAACAAGTTGGAGGAAGAGGTTAATATTACCCTTAAGATGGACAACCTTAAATATCTACCCTCTAAACAGACTGCACTTCTATCTAAGATAGCCTCCAATATTGAGAGATGCGGTGATTACCTGTCAAATATCGCAGAGGAGGTTATAGGAGGACTCCATATAAAAGAGTATCTCCATAAGGATATAGATGAGATATTTAGTATAATCAGGAGAATGTTCATCATAGCCATGGATATGGTGAAAGATAAAAAATCCTCCTATGAGATATACGACTTAGAGAAGGAACTACATAGAAAGTTGGAAAAGATTATGAAGGTTCTATCTGAGAGGGAGAAATGTAAGACTAAAAATATAAATTACTATATTCAATTTGGAATGTTTCTGAAGGATATCGAGAGGTTTGGAGATAGATGTATAAAGATATTTGAAACAGGTAGGGAGTTCCATTATGGGGACGTAGAGAGAAGTTAA
- a CDS encoding CopG family ribbon-helix-helix protein — protein MVNVERISLSFPKFLLKEIDEVVKNKGYSSRSELIRDAVRKYILESNQLDKRNPISAIIIVVYNPTKNSMEEMSKAYFEHNSIVKSINQSYITTSCGSNKKVEIFIVEGNSEEVSKFYSKVSNLDGKIYDKIIVF, from the coding sequence ATGGTTAACGTTGAGAGAATAAGTTTATCCTTCCCTAAATTTCTCCTAAAAGAGATTGATGAAGTAGTAAAAAATAAGGGATACTCCAGTAGAAGTGAACTTATAAGGGATGCTGTTAGAAAGTACATCTTAGAGAGTAATCAACTAGATAAAAGGAACCCTATTAGTGCTATTATTATAGTAGTGTATAACCCAACAAAAAACTCTATGGAGGAGATGAGTAAGGCATACTTTGAACACAACAGTATAGTGAAGTCTATAAACCAATCCTACATTACAACATCCTGTGGTAGTAATAAGAAGGTTGAAATATTTATTGTAGAGGGAAATTCAGAGGAGGTTTCTAAATTTTACAGTAAAGTATCTAACTTGGATGGAAAGATTTACGACAAGATAATAGTGTTTTAA